The following are from one region of the Halogeometricum sp. S3BR5-2 genome:
- a CDS encoding 4-phosphopantoate--beta-alanine ligase: protein MSDIDIPESHPRYLSLLTRHRIEEGVEEGITSKQGLIAEGRGEAFDYLLGETTIPSADAAERAAAAQLLLAEHPVLSVNGNVAALVPGEMVELAAAVGADLEVNLFNRTDERIRAIAEHLRDHGAEEVKGLTADGEIPGLDHERAKVDAVGIGAADVVLVPLEDGDRAEALAAMGKTEIVIDLNPMSRSARSAAIPIIDNILRAIPNVTEHARDLSASGASREELERIVAEFDREAALEGAEAAIRGGDLD, encoded by the coding sequence ATGAGCGACATCGACATCCCGGAGAGCCACCCGCGCTACCTCTCGCTTCTCACGCGGCACCGCATCGAGGAGGGCGTGGAGGAGGGAATCACCTCGAAGCAGGGGCTCATCGCGGAGGGCCGCGGCGAGGCGTTCGACTACCTGTTGGGAGAGACGACCATCCCCTCCGCGGACGCCGCCGAACGCGCCGCGGCGGCGCAGTTACTCCTCGCCGAACATCCCGTCCTCTCCGTCAACGGCAACGTCGCCGCCCTCGTCCCCGGCGAGATGGTCGAACTCGCGGCGGCGGTGGGCGCCGACCTCGAAGTCAATCTGTTCAACCGCACCGACGAGCGCATCCGCGCCATCGCCGAACACCTCCGCGACCACGGCGCCGAGGAGGTGAAGGGACTGACCGCCGACGGCGAGATTCCCGGGTTGGACCACGAACGCGCGAAGGTGGACGCCGTCGGCATCGGCGCCGCGGACGTCGTCCTCGTCCCCCTCGAAGACGGCGACAGGGCCGAGGCGCTGGCGGCGATGGGGAAGACGGAGATAGTGATAGACCTCAACCCGATGTCCCGGTCGGCGCGGTCGGCGGCGATTCCCATCATCGACAACATCCTCCGAGCGATTCCGAACGTCACCGAACACGCCCGCGACCTGTCGGCGTCGGGAGCCTCCCGCGAGGAACTGGAGCGCATCGTCGCCGAGTTCGACCGCGAGGCGGCCTTGGAGGGGGCCGAGGCCGCCATCCGCGGCGGCGACCTCGATTAG
- a CDS encoding molybdopterin-dependent oxidoreductase: protein MSDGSTGRLARLCRLLGEVEPPPRLVDWSILACVLFEAGSGVLSFGAGAPSQWLLFTLHTVVGLTLVFLLFYKFRRVRRRVTDSRLWTRSTGLSVLLAAVAVAALATGSAWVLGANASVLGYWNLLNLHVGLGLALVPLVFVHLYTRFRTPSRADFEGRRTALKFGTLLVGGALLLRLQELLNATLDTGGRARRFTGSKPVENDGLEPEGDVGSGNASFPVTSWVADDPDPVDESAWRLRVGGLVDSPLSLSAADLTSETERTALLDCTSGWYAERDWRGVELGEVLDAAGVREGARWVTVRSVTGYRWSFPLDEARGMLLATHVGGERLTHGHGFPCRLVAPDRRGFQWVKWVESVEVRRSRDSAQWLAVLVSGFD from the coding sequence ATGAGCGACGGGAGCACCGGGCGACTCGCCCGCCTCTGCCGCCTCCTCGGGGAAGTCGAACCGCCGCCGCGACTCGTGGACTGGTCCATCCTCGCGTGCGTGCTGTTCGAGGCGGGCAGCGGCGTCCTCAGTTTCGGCGCGGGCGCGCCGTCCCAGTGGCTTCTGTTCACGCTCCACACGGTCGTCGGCCTGACGCTCGTCTTCCTCCTGTTCTACAAGTTCCGGCGCGTCCGTCGCCGCGTCACCGACTCGCGCCTGTGGACGCGGTCGACCGGACTCTCGGTGCTCCTCGCCGCCGTCGCCGTCGCCGCCCTCGCCACCGGGTCGGCGTGGGTGCTCGGAGCCAACGCTTCCGTTCTGGGGTACTGGAACCTCCTGAACCTCCACGTCGGCCTCGGCCTCGCCCTCGTCCCCCTCGTCTTCGTCCACCTGTACACCCGGTTCCGAACGCCCTCGCGCGCCGACTTCGAGGGCCGCCGGACGGCCCTGAAGTTCGGGACACTCCTCGTCGGCGGCGCCCTCCTCCTCCGACTCCAAGAACTCCTCAACGCGACCCTCGACACCGGCGGCCGCGCGCGGCGGTTCACCGGGTCGAAACCGGTCGAGAACGACGGTTTGGAACCGGAGGGCGACGTCGGGAGCGGGAACGCCTCCTTCCCGGTGACGAGTTGGGTCGCCGACGACCCCGACCCGGTCGACGAGTCGGCGTGGCGACTCCGGGTCGGCGGACTGGTGGACTCCCCGCTGTCGCTCTCGGCGGCCGACCTGACCTCCGAGACGGAACGGACGGCGCTGCTCGACTGCACCAGCGGGTGGTACGCCGAACGCGACTGGCGCGGCGTCGAACTCGGCGAAGTGCTCGACGCGGCGGGCGTCCGCGAGGGTGCGCGGTGGGTGACGGTTCGTTCCGTAACGGGCTATCGGTGGTCGTTTCCCCTCGACGAGGCGCGCGGGATGCTCCTCGCCACGCACGTCGGCGGGGAGCGACTGACGCACGGACACGGGTTCCCGTGCCGACTGGTCGCTCCCGATAGGCGGGGGTTCCAGTGGGTGAAGTGGGTCGAGTCGGTGGAGGTCCGGCGAAGCAGAGACTCCGCGCAGTGGCTGGCGGTGCTGGTCAGCGGGTTCGACTAA
- a CDS encoding type II CAAX endopeptidase family protein — MTNVRSRVGASLVRRRSGLVGSWWLFLVVAVGGTWAFWLPAIFLGVSFDTAAGLALLLTGLATPGAAGVAFVYLVYDERGRADFWSRVTESRRVGLRWFAVILGVPVGVSLLAGLVTLLSGGSGVGWGEAVTQFGTNPLVVVPTLFFATLPPILEELGWRGYALDRLQLQWSALTSSVVLGVVWALWHLPLFFVEGSYQHDAVGFATAGFWLFMAGIVALSSVFTWIYNNTERSVLGIIALHGWVNFTAEVVVVPDAVYYPLWFALTGVIVAVWGAKTMTAADEVPHPPLPSDP, encoded by the coding sequence ATGACGAACGTTCGCTCGCGAGTGGGAGCGAGCCTGGTCCGTCGGCGGTCCGGTCTCGTCGGTAGTTGGTGGCTGTTCCTGGTCGTCGCGGTCGGCGGGACGTGGGCGTTCTGGCTGCCGGCTATCTTCCTCGGCGTGAGCTTCGACACCGCCGCGGGACTCGCACTGCTTCTCACCGGCCTCGCGACGCCGGGCGCGGCCGGCGTCGCGTTCGTCTACCTCGTGTACGACGAACGCGGCCGGGCCGACTTCTGGAGCCGCGTCACCGAGAGCCGACGCGTCGGCCTGCGGTGGTTCGCCGTGATTCTCGGCGTGCCGGTGGGCGTCAGCCTCCTCGCCGGCCTCGTGACCCTCCTTTCGGGCGGGTCGGGTGTCGGCTGGGGGGAGGCCGTGACGCAGTTCGGAACGAACCCTCTCGTGGTGGTTCCGACGCTGTTCTTCGCGACTCTGCCGCCGATTCTGGAGGAACTGGGGTGGCGCGGGTACGCGCTGGACCGGCTTCAGTTGCAGTGGTCGGCACTGACGTCCAGCGTCGTGTTGGGTGTCGTCTGGGCGCTCTGGCACCTCCCCCTCTTCTTCGTCGAGGGGTCGTACCAACACGACGCGGTCGGCTTCGCGACCGCGGGATTCTGGCTGTTCATGGCCGGTATCGTCGCGCTCTCGTCTGTATTCACGTGGATATACAACAACACCGAGCGGAGCGTCCTCGGCATCATCGCCCTCCACGGGTGGGTGAACTTCACCGCCGAAGTCGTGGTGGTGCCGGACGCCGTCTACTACCCCCTCTGGTTCGCACTCACCGGCGTCATCGTCGCCGTTTGGGGAGCGAAGACGATGACCGCCGCCGACGAGGTGCCGCACCCGCCGCTCCCGTCCGACCCGTAG